A genome region from Chlorobaculum tepidum TLS includes the following:
- the lepB gene encoding signal peptidase I has protein sequence MKKQNTTPNGKNGKTQSREWFEALVIAALVAAILRMFVIESYRIPTGSMEKTLLAGDFLFVNKFVYGAKVPFTDISLPKVHDVRRGDIIVFKFPRDRSLNYIKRCIALPGDNLEIRNQQVYINGKGMQLPPHAQFIGTKMPAGVPEFQIFPSMSDYNKDNYGPIHIPRSGDVITLTSATLPLYRDLIAYEGHTVSLVGDQVFLDGQAANRYTVSRNYYFAMGDNRDNSLDSRYWGFLPENDIVGQAMMVYWSWDPDLPLLFDPVEKIASIRWNRIGLAVH, from the coding sequence GTGAAAAAACAGAACACGACCCCCAACGGAAAAAACGGCAAGACGCAATCGCGTGAATGGTTCGAGGCTCTTGTCATTGCCGCCCTGGTGGCGGCAATTCTCAGGATGTTTGTTATAGAATCATACAGAATTCCGACGGGTTCGATGGAAAAAACGCTGCTTGCCGGCGATTTCCTTTTTGTCAACAAGTTTGTCTATGGTGCCAAGGTGCCTTTTACTGACATCTCTCTGCCCAAAGTTCATGATGTCAGACGAGGTGATATCATCGTCTTCAAGTTTCCCCGCGATCGGAGCCTGAACTACATCAAGCGCTGTATCGCCTTGCCGGGAGACAATCTTGAAATCCGGAACCAGCAGGTTTACATCAATGGCAAAGGGATGCAGTTACCGCCTCACGCTCAGTTCATTGGCACAAAAATGCCGGCAGGCGTGCCCGAGTTCCAGATTTTCCCGAGCATGTCCGATTACAACAAGGACAATTACGGCCCTATCCATATTCCGCGCAGTGGCGATGTGATCACGCTCACCTCAGCGACGCTTCCGCTCTATCGCGACCTGATCGCCTATGAGGGGCATACGGTCAGCCTGGTCGGCGATCAGGTGTTTCTCGATGGCCAGGCGGCAAATCGCTACACCGTGAGCCGCAACTACTATTTCGCTATGGGCGATAACCGTGACAACAGCCTCGACAGCCGTTACTGGGGTTTTCTGCCGGAAAACGATATTGTGGGCCAGGCCATGATGGTGTACTGGTCATGGGATCCCGATCTGCCGCTGCTGTTCGATCCGGTTGAAAAGATTGCCTCTATTCGGTGGAATCGCATCGGTTTGGCTGTTCACTGA